A single region of the Lotus japonicus ecotype B-129 chromosome 4, LjGifu_v1.2 genome encodes:
- the LOC130716073 gene encoding putative pectate lyase 2, whose protein sequence is MATSTTLLLLSFFVLHLALLVNAYEYSTEKYYYNNPEPVSKKPFLNVIDSCWRAKSNWASNRKALADCAIGFGKSAIGGKYGAIYVVIDSSDNPANPKPGTLRYGAIQTQPLWIIFARDMVITLGNELIMNSYKTIDGRGAKVVIGNGPCITIQGVSHVIVHGISIHDCKPGKSGLVRSSVDHVGHRRGSDGDGISIFASSNVWIDHCFLARCTDGLIDIVHASTAITISNNYFTQHDKVMLLGHNDKYTADKIMRVTIAFNRFASGLIERMPRVRFGYAHVVNNKYEEWKMYAIGGSANPTILSEGNYFIAPNNPNAKQVTKRELNENGKNWKWRSSKDVFVNGAYFVPSGYGSCAPNYTPAQSFAVAPASTVPAITLNAGPTTCVVGKAC, encoded by the exons ATGGCTACCTCAACCACACTCCTCTTACTTTCATTCTTTGTTCTCCACCTTGCATTATTGGTTAATGCATATGAATATTCCACAGAGAAGTACTACTACAACAATCCTGAACCTGTTTCTAAAAAACCATTCCTTAATGTGATAGATTCTTGTTGGCGTGCCAAATCAAATTGGGCCTCAAATCGCAAAGCTTTAGCTGATTGTGCAATTGGATTTGGTAAAAGTGCAATTGGAGGCAAGTATGGTGCAATATATGTAGTCATAGATTCCTCTGATAACCCTGCAAACCCAAAACCAGGAACACTTCGTTATGGTGCAATCCAAACACAGCCTCTCTGGATCATTTTTGCCAGAGACATGGTTATCACACTTGGGAATGAGCTTATCATGAACAGTTACAAGACAATTGATGGTAGAGGAGCTAAAGTGGTGATTGGAAATGGGCCTTGTATTACAATTCAAGGTGTTAGCCATGTTATTGTGCATGGCATTAGCATCCATGATTGTAAACCAGGAAAAAGTGGCCTTGTGAGGAGTAGTGTTGATCATGTTGGTCATAGACGAGGCTCTGATGGAGATGGCATTAGCATATTTGCTTCCTCAAATGTTTGGATCGATCATTGCTTTTTGGCTCGTTGCACTGATGGACTAATTGATATCGTTCATGCCTCAACAGCCATTACCATTTCTAACAATTACTTCACCCAGCATGACAAA GTTATGTTGCTAGGACACAATGACAAATACACAGCTGATAAAATCATGAGAGTAACAATTGCCTTCAACCGGTTTGCTAGTGGCCTAATTGAAAGGATGCCAAG GGTGAGATTTGGTTATGCCCATGTGGTCAACAACAAATATGAGGAGTGGAAAATGTATGCTATAGGCGGCAGTGCCAACCCTACCATTTTAAGTGAAGGGAACTATTTTATAGCACCAAATAACCCAAATGCAAAACAG GTTACCAAGAGGGAGTTGAATGAAAACGGGAAGAACTGGAAATGGAGGTCTTCTAAGGATGTGTTTGTAAATGGTGCTTACTTTGTACCATCTGGGTATGGAAGTTGTGCCCCAAATTATACACCTGCTCAGTCTTTTGCTGTTGCTCCAGCGTCCACTGTGCCTGCAATAACACTCAATGCAGGTCCCACAACTTGTGTTGTTGGGAAAGCATGTTAA
- the LOC130716007 gene encoding peroxidase 29 has product MLQLLAVLILSCRRKMERPFPLILLIATLVMAMPLSFGVEENQLSYNYYMFSCPNLETVIQKELLRVFLLNPTAPAAFLRLMFHDCQVQGCDASILLDSETSEMASSRNFGIRMREAISNIKSTLEEECPGQVSCADIIVLVAKESVSYTGGPQIQIPLGRKDTKTTPSFKEADAKLPPPSIPVDEFISLFKGMSIEESVSILGAHTLGVGHCLNIVGRLYDPTQRNLMDLEFEASLKIVCPAEIPLTNLTPVPNDLTPVIFDNHYYRDIILGRGLFGIDSNISRDPRTAPYVARFAVDQNYFFEVFASAFVKLSATDVLTDEQGEVRRQCNQLN; this is encoded by the exons ATGCTTCAACTCCTAGCAGTGCTTATACTCTCCTGCAGAAGAAAAATGGAAAGACCATTTCCTTTGATTCTGCTAATTGCCACACTTGTTATGGCAATGCCACTTTCATTTGGGGTGGAAGAAAACCAACTCTCCTATAACTACTACATGTTTTCATGCCCAAACTTGGAAACTGTTATCCAGAAAGAATTGCTAAGAGTATTCCTGCTAAATCCTACTGCACCAGCAGCATTTCTCAGGCTCATGTTTCATGACTGCCAAGTTCAG GGATGTGATGCCTCAATTTTGTTGGACTCTGAGACCTCTGAAATGGCTTCTTCAAGAAACTTTGGCATCAGAATGAGGGAAGCAATCAGCAACATAAAATCAACATTAGAAGAAGAGTGTCCAGGACAGGTGTCATGCGCAGACATCATTGTACTAGTTGCTAAGGAATCAGTGTCTTACACTGGGGGACCCCAAATTCAGATCCCACTCGGAAGAAAAGACACCAAAACAACCCCAAGTTTCAAGGAGGCTGATGCTAAGCTTCCTCCACCGTCAATACCGGTTGATGAATTTATATCACTTTTCAAAGGAATGAGCATTGAAGAATCAGTTTCCATTTTAG GTGCACATACACTTGGAGTTGGACACTGCTTAAACATTGTTGGAAGATTGTATGATCCAACACAACGGAACCTGATGGATTTGGAGTTTGAAGCCTCACTAAAGATAGTGTGTCCAGCTGAGATTCCTCTTACAAACCTCACACCAGTGCCTAATGACTTGACCCCCGTGATATTTGACAACCATTATTACAGAGACATTATTTTGGGGAGAGGCTTGTTTGGTATTGACTCCAACATTTCCAGAGATCCACGAACAGCACCCTATGTCGCGAGGTTTGCTGTGGATCAGAATTACTTCTTCGAGGTTTTCGCTTCTGCATTTGTTAAGCTTTCTGCTACCGATGTTCTCACAGATGAGCAGGGTGAGGTCCGAAGGCAATGCAACCAGTTAAATTAA